From the genome of Deltaproteobacteria bacterium, one region includes:
- the rsmA gene encoding ribosomal RNA small subunit methyltransferase A: MSETPNQILRRHGLRPKKSWGQNFLGDDHILGEIARACTLRPGETCVELGAGLGHLTRHLASSGANIVAVERDRELVTVLEKELALPNVRVVAENAAEIVFADVAGTKPVAVVGNLPYHLSSPIAFQALHQRRDISRCVFLLQREVAERLAAGPGTRDYGLLSVLLQLYAEVEVVLEVPRGAFFPPPQVESSVVRIDFLPKPRAEVLSEERFEKLVKAAFQQRRKTLSNALDAGGFPADAALAAAGIDGKRRAETLSPAEFAAVERALGPPAPAPSR, encoded by the coding sequence ATGAGCGAGACCCCGAACCAGATCCTGCGGCGCCACGGGCTGCGGCCGAAGAAGAGCTGGGGCCAGAACTTCCTCGGCGACGACCACATCCTGGGCGAGATCGCGCGCGCGTGTACGCTGCGCCCGGGCGAGACCTGCGTGGAGCTCGGCGCGGGCCTGGGACATCTCACGCGGCACCTCGCGTCGAGCGGCGCGAACATCGTGGCCGTGGAGCGCGACCGCGAGCTGGTGACGGTGCTGGAGAAAGAGCTGGCGCTGCCCAACGTGCGCGTGGTGGCCGAGAACGCCGCGGAGATCGTCTTCGCCGACGTCGCCGGGACCAAGCCCGTGGCCGTGGTGGGAAACCTGCCGTACCACCTCAGCTCGCCGATTGCGTTCCAGGCGTTGCACCAGCGTCGCGATATATCGAGATGTGTCTTCTTGCTGCAGCGCGAGGTCGCCGAGCGCCTCGCCGCAGGTCCGGGCACGCGGGACTACGGGCTGCTCTCGGTGCTGCTGCAGCTCTACGCCGAAGTCGAGGTGGTGCTCGAGGTCCCTCGGGGCGCGTTCTTCCCCCCGCCGCAGGTGGAGAGCTCGGTCGTGCGCATCGACTTCTTGCCCAAGCCGCGCGCCGAGGTGCTCAGCGAGGAGCGCTTCGAAAAATTGGTGAAGGCCGCATTCCAGCAGCGGCGCAAGACACTCTCCAACGCGCTCGACGCCGGAGGCTTCCCGGCCGACGCGGCGCTCGCCGCGGCAGGCATCGATGGGAAACGCCGCGCGGAGACGCTCAGCCCTGCTGAGTTCGCCGCCGTGGAGCGTGCGCTGGGACCGCCCGCGCCGGCGCCTTCGCGCTGA